From one Syntrophorhabdaceae bacterium genomic stretch:
- a CDS encoding lysophospholipid acyltransferase family protein, protein MSKRLKRMLMLQVLPPLIYLFLLFLRATSRIGYVYSDSFRAIWEKGENVIVCFWHGRLLMMPFANKRGKGKVLISRHRDGEFIARVMGYFNLGTIRGSYRKGTVSSLREIIHDLRDGFDVAITPDGPKGPRFKVKPGIVELAKLTGKPIVPLTYGASKKKLSIPGTGLLSPAHFQGY, encoded by the coding sequence ATGTCTAAACGATTGAAGCGTATGCTCATGCTCCAAGTACTGCCGCCGCTCATCTATCTTTTCCTCCTCTTCCTCAGGGCAACGTCGAGGATAGGGTATGTGTACAGCGACTCATTCCGCGCAATCTGGGAAAAAGGCGAGAATGTGATCGTCTGTTTCTGGCATGGAAGGCTGCTCATGATGCCTTTTGCCAATAAAAGAGGTAAAGGGAAGGTACTCATAAGCAGGCACCGGGACGGGGAGTTTATCGCGAGAGTAATGGGATATTTCAACCTCGGCACCATCCGGGGTTCTTACCGGAAAGGCACGGTCTCCTCTCTCAGGGAGATTATCCACGATTTGAGAGACGGTTTTGATGTGGCCATAACTCCCGACGGTCCGAAGGGGCCTCGTTTCAAGGTGAAGCCGGGCATCGTGGAGCTGGCGAAACTTACGGGAAAGCCCATAGTGCCCCTCACTTACGGAGCGTCTAAAAAAAAACTTTCAATTCCTGGGACAGGTTTGTTGTCCCCCGCCCATTTTCAAGGATACTGA
- the fabZ gene encoding 3-hydroxyacyl-ACP dehydratase FabZ gives MVEINEILKLLPHNYPFLLVDRVLEWEPEKKITALKNVTFNEPFFQGHFPGKPIMPGVLIVEAMAQAGGVLAFKSFPDKTGSVFFIGIDNARFRKPVVPGDQLKLVLEVVKHKRDIWVFEGVATVDDDVVAEAKIMAMLKKE, from the coding sequence ATGGTTGAGATAAATGAGATCCTGAAGCTTTTACCCCATAATTATCCTTTTTTGCTTGTGGACCGGGTGCTCGAATGGGAGCCCGAGAAGAAGATCACGGCACTCAAGAACGTAACTTTCAATGAGCCCTTCTTTCAAGGCCATTTTCCGGGCAAACCCATAATGCCCGGGGTCCTTATTGTAGAGGCAATGGCACAGGCTGGCGGCGTTCTTGCGTTCAAGAGCTTTCCCGACAAGACGGGATCTGTTTTCTTTATCGGCATCGATAACGCTCGATTCAGAAAACCCGTAGTGCCCGGCGACCAATTGAAGCTTGTCCTTGAGGTAGTAAAGCATAAGAGGGACATATGGGTCTTCGAGGGGGTTGCGACGGTCGACGATGATGTGGTCGCAGAGGCAAAAATCATGGCTATGCTGAAAAAGGAATAG
- the msbA gene encoding lipid A export permease/ATP-binding protein MsbA has protein sequence MALYLRLLGFLKPYRVKLVFAMVFMALVAGTNGLTAYVVKPVLDNIFFEKNADMLLLIPFGVVSLYLAKGSFTYVQAYLMGYVGQRVVTDLRNLVFDRLQRQPLSFFDKTPTGVSISRIMNDVTLVQTSVSEAFTAVLLDAFSIVGLIFVVFYRDWKLAVIAFVVLPFAIYPIVSFGKRLRKISTRTQKSIAKLTNFLHETITGQRIVKAFSMEEYENERFGKENDDLFRINMKRHKVRALSHPVMELLGGIAMAAIIWYGGKEVISGNSTPGNFFSFTAALLMLYEPIKRLNRENHNIQQGLAASQRVFEIVDREPEIREKDNAIEMERVQGVIEFKGVHFQYDEKKVLNGIDLRISKNEIIAVVGKSGVGKTTLANLVPRFYDVTEGMIEVDGIDVRDVTLKSLRKNIALVTQDVILFNDTIRNNIAYGGIPDDEGIEKAARMAFAHDFILRQPKAYDTMVGEKGMRLSGGQKQRIAIARALFKNAPILILDEATSALDAQSEMEVQKAFENLMKGRTTIIIAHRLSTVMNADRIIVVEAGLIVQQGTHQELISSEGPYSDLYEMQFRDGPQKKVVNLGKRVQNV, from the coding sequence ATGGCGTTATATCTTAGGCTGCTCGGATTCTTAAAACCCTACCGCGTGAAGCTCGTTTTTGCCATGGTCTTTATGGCACTGGTGGCGGGAACGAACGGACTCACCGCGTACGTGGTAAAACCTGTCCTCGATAATATCTTCTTCGAAAAAAATGCGGACATGCTCCTTCTCATACCCTTCGGCGTGGTGAGCCTCTATTTGGCCAAGGGCTCCTTCACTTATGTGCAGGCATATCTTATGGGTTATGTGGGGCAGCGGGTCGTCACGGACCTCAGAAACCTCGTCTTCGACCGGCTCCAGCGGCAGCCCCTTTCTTTTTTCGATAAGACTCCCACGGGCGTGAGCATATCGCGAATCATGAATGACGTGACTCTTGTGCAGACCAGCGTATCAGAGGCGTTCACGGCGGTCCTTCTCGATGCCTTCAGTATCGTGGGCCTTATTTTCGTCGTCTTTTACCGGGACTGGAAACTTGCAGTTATCGCCTTCGTTGTCCTCCCCTTCGCTATTTATCCGATTGTATCTTTTGGAAAAAGGTTAAGAAAGATCAGCACCAGGACGCAAAAATCTATAGCCAAACTCACCAATTTTCTTCATGAGACCATCACCGGTCAGAGAATCGTGAAAGCCTTTTCCATGGAAGAATATGAAAATGAACGATTCGGCAAGGAAAATGACGACCTCTTCCGGATCAACATGAAACGACATAAAGTGCGGGCTCTCTCCCACCCGGTCATGGAGCTTTTAGGAGGGATCGCCATGGCAGCGATCATCTGGTACGGGGGCAAAGAAGTAATCTCCGGGAATTCGACGCCCGGCAATTTCTTTTCTTTCACCGCCGCCCTCCTCATGCTTTATGAACCGATAAAGAGGCTCAACAGGGAGAACCATAACATTCAGCAGGGGCTTGCCGCGAGCCAGCGCGTATTCGAGATCGTGGACCGGGAGCCGGAGATCCGTGAAAAAGATAATGCGATCGAAATGGAAAGGGTCCAGGGCGTCATCGAATTCAAAGGGGTCCATTTCCAGTATGATGAAAAAAAGGTGCTCAATGGGATCGATCTCAGGATCAGTAAAAACGAGATCATTGCCGTGGTGGGAAAGAGCGGCGTAGGCAAGACGACCCTCGCAAACCTCGTGCCCAGATTTTATGACGTGACGGAGGGGATGATCGAGGTAGACGGCATCGATGTCCGGGATGTGACTTTAAAGTCCCTGAGAAAGAACATCGCCCTTGTGACGCAGGATGTGATCCTCTTCAACGATACGATCCGGAATAATATCGCCTATGGTGGCATACCTGATGATGAAGGCATCGAGAAAGCCGCAAGAATGGCTTTTGCTCATGATTTTATCCTGAGACAGCCCAAGGCTTACGATACCATGGTGGGTGAAAAGGGGATGCGCCTGTCGGGGGGGCAAAAACAGAGGATCGCCATCGCGAGGGCCCTTTTCAAGAACGCACCGATCCTGATACTCGATGAAGCGACAAGCGCCCTCGACGCGCAATCGGAGATGGAAGTACAGAAAGCATTCGAGAACCTGATGAAGGGGAGGACGACTATCATTATCGCCCACCGGCTTTCCACCGTAATGAATGCCGATAGAATTATAGTCGTGGAAGCGGGATTGATAGTACAGCAGGGGACCCATCAGGAGCTTATATCGTCCGAAGGTCCTTATAGCGACCTTTACGAAATGCAGTTCAGGGATGGCCCCCAGAAGAAGGTGGTAAACTTAGGAAAGAGGGTTCAAAATGTCTAA
- a CDS encoding OmpH family outer membrane protein, which produces MKKILFIAAVTISLFLPMAALSQTLNIVYVDLQRVMMESDKGKEAKKTLTDEAERLKKSLDTKQDELQKMKDAMEKQGAMITQDARIEKDKQYQAKLKDYQRVANDYQSELQQKDMEFTQKILKDVEEVVRSLGEKEKYSLILEKSQAGILFGATSLDVTTKVITLFNDAARRRPAPAKK; this is translated from the coding sequence ATGAAGAAAATATTATTTATCGCAGCGGTGACGATCAGTCTATTCCTGCCTATGGCAGCTCTAAGCCAGACGTTGAACATCGTGTATGTCGACCTGCAGAGAGTCATGATGGAATCGGACAAGGGCAAAGAGGCAAAAAAGACCCTTACCGATGAGGCGGAGCGGCTGAAAAAGAGCCTGGACACAAAACAGGATGAGCTGCAAAAAATGAAAGACGCCATGGAAAAACAAGGCGCTATGATCACCCAGGATGCAAGGATCGAAAAGGACAAACAGTACCAGGCGAAGCTCAAGGATTACCAGCGGGTGGCAAACGATTACCAGAGCGAGCTGCAGCAGAAGGATATGGAGTTTACCCAAAAGATTTTAAAGGATGTAGAAGAGGTGGTGAGGAGCCTGGGTGAGAAGGAAAAATATTCGCTCATTCTCGAGAAAAGCCAGGCAGGCATTCTCTTCGGCGCTACTTCTCTCGATGTAACGACGAAAGTAATAACCCTCTTCAACGATGCCGCGAGAAGGCGGCCCGCCCCTGCAAAGAAATGA
- a CDS encoding Gfo/Idh/MocA family oxidoreductase, with translation MSLRIALIGAGHMGRIHLQKLAAMDGVTVSGIADTDRVRAAELSEQYALPFVDDYHALLGNSDGVVVSTPTEAHYEIGRAFLAGGAHLFMEKPITSETSQARELIQLAKEKGLVFQVGHLERFNPAFTKAAALVKAPLYIETRRVSPFTGRSTDITVILDLMIHDIDLVLSLARSPVKEVKAQGMAFVSEKLDMVNARLEFENGCVANLTASRVASERERTVAVFEGRRYFCADLMEGRLTTASTDEKGGMETVVYEGLKGDAVNLELMEFMAAIRGEAKPSVTGEDGLNALVLADLIDQHIDKRRSI, from the coding sequence ATGTCGCTGAGAATCGCGCTCATAGGCGCGGGCCATATGGGCAGAATCCATCTGCAGAAACTGGCTGCCATGGACGGGGTGACGGTTTCGGGAATAGCGGATACGGACCGGGTGAGGGCAGCCGAACTCTCCGAACAGTACGCGCTCCCTTTTGTCGATGATTACCATGCATTGCTCGGCAACTCCGACGGTGTGGTCGTCTCGACGCCCACTGAAGCGCACTATGAGATCGGGAGAGCTTTTCTTGCAGGAGGGGCCCATCTTTTCATGGAAAAGCCGATCACGTCGGAGACGTCCCAGGCCCGGGAACTGATCCAACTCGCAAAAGAAAAGGGGCTGGTCTTCCAGGTCGGCCATCTCGAGCGGTTCAACCCGGCCTTTACGAAGGCCGCGGCCCTGGTAAAGGCGCCTCTTTATATTGAGACCCGCAGGGTGAGTCCTTTTACGGGCAGGTCTACGGATATCACCGTCATCCTCGATCTGATGATCCACGACATCGACCTGGTCCTTTCTCTGGCGCGCAGTCCTGTGAAAGAGGTGAAAGCCCAGGGTATGGCGTTCGTCAGTGAAAAGCTCGACATGGTGAATGCGCGGCTTGAATTCGAAAACGGCTGTGTGGCGAACCTCACGGCAAGCCGGGTGGCGAGCGAGCGCGAGCGGACCGTGGCGGTTTTCGAGGGTCGGCGATATTTTTGCGCGGACCTTATGGAGGGCAGGCTCACGACCGCTTCCACGGATGAGAAAGGCGGCATGGAGACTGTCGTGTACGAAGGTCTTAAAGGTGATGCCGTTAACCTCGAGCTTATGGAATTTATGGCAGCCATAAGAGGAGAGGCCAAGCCGAGCGTCACGGGCGAGGACGGGCTCAACGCCCTGGTGCTCGCAGACCTCATCGATCAACACATTGATAAGCGACGCTCAATCTAG
- the lpxA gene encoding acyl-ACP--UDP-N-acetylglucosamine O-acyltransferase produces the protein MIDSTAIIHKNAEIDPEAHVGPYCVVEQKVKIGKGTTLLSHVVVQKGTTIGEGCTLSPFASIGGPPQDVSYKGEETSLVIGDNNMIKEYVTINRGTEHGGGVTTVGDNNFIMAYAHIAHDCKVGNHIIMANCATLAGHVEIADYVIFGGLCAIHQFCRVGQFAFISGVTGVPKDVPPFVIAAGDRAKLYGLNVVGLERRGFTKEEITHLKRAYRIIFRSSLPLSTSLKIVQEEFSEEKGRVQDLIDFIKSSKRGICR, from the coding sequence TTGATAGATTCAACGGCAATAATTCACAAAAATGCGGAGATCGATCCGGAGGCCCATGTAGGGCCATATTGTGTCGTGGAACAGAAAGTGAAGATAGGCAAGGGGACCACCCTCCTGTCCCACGTAGTCGTTCAGAAAGGCACCACCATAGGCGAAGGATGTACTCTCAGCCCCTTTGCCTCGATAGGAGGCCCTCCTCAGGACGTATCCTATAAGGGGGAAGAGACTTCCCTTGTTATCGGCGACAATAATATGATTAAGGAATACGTGACCATAAACCGCGGCACGGAGCACGGCGGGGGCGTCACCACGGTGGGAGATAATAATTTCATTATGGCTTATGCCCATATTGCCCATGACTGCAAAGTGGGAAATCATATAATCATGGCGAACTGCGCGACTCTTGCCGGTCATGTGGAAATCGCCGATTACGTGATATTCGGGGGCCTTTGTGCGATTCACCAGTTTTGCCGGGTAGGGCAATTCGCCTTCATCAGCGGGGTCACCGGAGTACCTAAGGATGTACCGCCTTTTGTCATCGCGGCAGGCGATCGGGCGAAATTATATGGATTAAACGTGGTCGGTCTGGAGCGGCGTGGTTTCACAAAAGAAGAGATTACCCATTTAAAAAGGGCTTACCGCATAATTTTCAGGTCGTCCCTGCCTCTCAGCACATCCCTCAAGATCGTGCAGGAGGAGTTTTCGGAGGAAAAGGGGCGCGTCCAAGACCTGATCGATTTTATTAAATCTTCCAAGAGGGGCATATGTCGCTGA
- a CDS encoding amino acid synthesis family protein yields the protein MEIRKLVTIVEDIFADGSKKCEKSVRKVAAIAVIRNPCAGEYRENLDELVDNGEELGRLLGERAVAALEGRSPESYGKAAIVGEKGEMEHAAALLHPKLGTPLRDAVGGGKSIIPSVKKMGRMGDELDIPLHFKDAAFVRSHFDGMTVSVNDAPKTDEILVAVAVTDGGRPHPRVGGLKKNEAKGEDGLR from the coding sequence ATGGAGATCAGGAAACTCGTAACGATCGTGGAGGACATATTTGCCGACGGCAGTAAGAAATGCGAGAAGTCAGTCAGAAAGGTAGCGGCTATCGCCGTCATCAGGAACCCCTGTGCGGGAGAGTACAGGGAGAATCTGGACGAATTGGTGGACAACGGGGAGGAATTGGGCAGGCTGCTCGGCGAAAGGGCGGTAGCGGCCCTTGAGGGTAGATCCCCGGAGAGCTATGGCAAGGCAGCCATCGTAGGAGAAAAGGGCGAGATGGAGCATGCAGCCGCGCTGCTCCATCCGAAGCTGGGCACCCCGTTGAGAGACGCGGTAGGCGGCGGAAAGTCGATAATCCCGTCGGTGAAGAAAATGGGCAGAATGGGCGATGAGCTGGATATCCCGCTCCATTTCAAGGACGCTGCCTTCGTCCGTTCCCATTTCGACGGAATGACCGTCTCCGTGAATGACGCTCCTAAAACGGATGAGATTCTCGTTGCCGTCGCCGTCACGGATGGCGGACGGCCCCATCCCAGGGTGGGAGGCTTGAAGAAGAATGAGGCCAAAGGAGAGGACGGTCTCCGGTGA
- the bamA gene encoding outer membrane protein assembly factor BamA, which produces MTFLNLTKSFIVAVSLFLFLPAQCLWAQQQAPKIAKIEVTGNESVDKGFVLNAIKTKENDPYDLDKIREDMKSVYRTGFFSDVQIDEKTTEAGRIITFVVIERPPVKAIYITGNKNMKTADIREKLKIKSNTVLNIEKVKESMDEIRKLYSSKGYYAAKVNYEISYEEGYQATVRFLVDEPEKAAVKKITFTGIKAFKADKLKSFMKTREKGILSWITGSGILDEEGIEDDRKRLEAFYHDNGYVKVRVKVPDVTVSKDGKAITIDIPIEEGDLYKTGTISFTGDMLYEADFLMKHLKTKTGDTFRATAYQDDIVILTDAYQDKGYAFCEVTPLTTINEETRTVDLTFDFSKGKAIFVNRINVFGNVRSRDKVVRRELRLAEGDLYSSSKLKRSRQLLVNTTYFKDVDLKIVKTEDPERINLDVRVEEKPTGTLNMGVGYSTTESIILSGSVSQENLLGTGRKAFLTAAIGGITQQFRLTFVDPYIFDKNLSTALSAYNFKRILDHYDYSQFGGSVQAMRPLTDFIRGGLRYRYETTTVSNIDLFASDTIKQQAGTKATSSVMVNLLNNTIDNIMNPSRGVRSEISYELAGGPFLGDNYFQKGVGFYGRYIPAGFLDSTFFVRGVAGILRPYGGKDLPIYEKFYVGSINTVRGFKYGYAGPRDQNGDPVGGENQLYFNFEWIFPIYQPAGIKGVLFFDIGHAFDDSAGWLLSGAKKSAGVGLRWFSPMGPIRIEVGFNLNPQSDERGSVFDFTMGSQY; this is translated from the coding sequence ATGACATTCCTCAATTTGACGAAAAGTTTTATTGTCGCGGTGTCTTTATTTCTCTTTTTGCCCGCTCAGTGCCTTTGGGCCCAACAACAGGCCCCGAAAATAGCCAAGATCGAAGTGACCGGTAACGAGAGCGTCGATAAAGGTTTTGTGCTGAATGCGATAAAGACGAAAGAGAATGATCCCTACGACCTTGACAAAATCCGGGAGGATATGAAGAGTGTCTACCGGACCGGTTTTTTCAGTGACGTCCAGATCGACGAAAAGACAACTGAGGCGGGAAGAATAATCACTTTCGTAGTGATCGAACGGCCCCCGGTAAAAGCGATTTATATCACGGGCAATAAGAATATGAAAACCGCCGATATACGGGAAAAGCTCAAAATAAAGTCGAATACCGTGCTCAACATAGAGAAGGTCAAAGAAAGCATGGACGAGATACGAAAACTTTATTCGAGCAAAGGCTACTATGCGGCTAAAGTCAACTATGAGATCAGTTACGAAGAAGGTTACCAGGCGACGGTAAGATTCCTGGTTGATGAGCCCGAAAAAGCAGCCGTGAAAAAAATAACTTTTACGGGGATAAAGGCATTCAAGGCCGACAAATTGAAATCATTCATGAAAACCCGGGAGAAAGGCATCCTCTCCTGGATTACCGGTTCGGGCATTCTGGACGAGGAAGGCATAGAGGACGACAGGAAGCGGTTGGAAGCCTTCTATCACGATAACGGATACGTGAAGGTGAGGGTCAAAGTACCTGACGTGACCGTGTCAAAAGACGGGAAAGCCATAACCATCGATATACCTATTGAAGAGGGTGACCTCTACAAGACCGGCACCATCAGTTTTACCGGCGATATGCTCTATGAAGCTGATTTCTTAATGAAACATTTGAAGACCAAAACCGGCGATACCTTCAGGGCAACGGCATATCAGGACGATATCGTCATCCTTACCGATGCGTATCAGGATAAAGGCTATGCCTTCTGCGAAGTCACGCCCCTTACCACCATAAACGAAGAGACCCGCACCGTGGACCTGACCTTTGATTTTTCCAAAGGGAAAGCCATATTTGTAAACCGGATCAATGTGTTCGGAAATGTGAGGTCCCGCGATAAGGTCGTGAGGAGAGAGCTGAGATTGGCTGAAGGCGATCTCTATTCTTCCTCCAAATTGAAAAGAAGTCGTCAATTACTCGTAAATACCACCTATTTCAAAGATGTAGATTTAAAAATCGTGAAAACCGAGGATCCCGAGAGAATCAATCTGGACGTGCGTGTGGAGGAGAAGCCGACGGGCACGCTCAACATGGGTGTGGGATATAGCACTACCGAGAGCATAATCCTGTCCGGGTCGGTATCTCAGGAGAACCTGCTGGGAACGGGGAGGAAGGCATTTCTGACTGCGGCCATCGGCGGCATCACGCAGCAGTTCAGGCTTACTTTTGTCGATCCCTACATATTCGATAAGAACCTTTCAACCGCCTTGAGTGCTTATAATTTCAAGCGGATTCTCGATCATTACGATTACAGCCAGTTTGGGGGGAGCGTTCAGGCGATGAGACCCCTCACGGATTTTATAAGGGGCGGGTTGAGATATCGCTATGAAACCACCACTGTATCGAATATTGATCTTTTTGCAAGCGATACCATCAAACAGCAGGCAGGCACGAAGGCGACAAGCAGCGTAATGGTGAACCTCCTTAATAATACCATTGACAACATCATGAACCCTAGCCGGGGTGTAAGGTCGGAAATATCTTACGAATTGGCGGGCGGTCCTTTTCTCGGTGACAACTATTTTCAGAAGGGCGTCGGGTTCTATGGGCGATATATACCGGCAGGGTTTCTGGACAGCACGTTCTTTGTAAGGGGGGTGGCCGGTATACTCAGGCCCTATGGAGGCAAGGATTTACCTATTTATGAAAAATTCTATGTAGGAAGTATAAACACGGTAAGAGGTTTTAAATACGGATATGCGGGTCCCAGGGATCAAAATGGGGACCCGGTGGGCGGTGAGAACCAGTTATATTTCAATTTTGAATGGATATTCCCCATATATCAGCCCGCGGGCATTAAAGGTGTACTCTTTTTTGACATAGGCCACGCGTTCGATGACAGTGCCGGTTGGCTTTTGAGCGGCGCCAAGAAGAGTGCCGGAGTTGGACTCCGATGGTTCTCGCCCATGGGGCCCATTCGGATTGAAGTAGGGTTTAATCTTAATCCCCAAAGCGACGAACGGGGTAGTGTGTTCGATTTTACAATGGGTTCACAGTATTAA
- the lpxD gene encoding UDP-3-O-(3-hydroxymyristoyl)glucosamine N-acyltransferase produces MMTLKEIAENIGGLVKGNGDTAIGRISGINEAEDGDIAVLTNPAFRKNLAKSRASGLIVGEETNLEDLKDRNLILVKNPSRAYLKVAYLFYKPEERVKGIHPSASVSDCASIAEGVSIGAFACIEKGAVLEKDVTVYPFAYIGQGVVVGEDSTIYPHTTLYAGTKIGKKVTVHAGTVIGSDGFAYMWDGQSHAKIPQLGIVEIGDDVEIGANVTIDRASLEKTRIGKGVRIDNLVMIAHNVSIGDNSIIVSQVGIAGSAVIGKNVVLAGQAGVKDHVTIGDNVQAGGGTGITSDVPENSLIMGYPHMPHKEWARLQGYLRRLPKLFKTMKGIEKKLHLEDSNG; encoded by the coding sequence ATGATGACTTTAAAAGAGATCGCCGAGAATATCGGCGGACTCGTGAAAGGGAACGGAGATACGGCCATAGGCCGTATCTCCGGTATCAATGAGGCTGAAGACGGAGATATTGCCGTCCTTACCAATCCGGCGTTCAGGAAAAATCTGGCGAAATCAAGGGCATCCGGCCTGATCGTGGGGGAGGAGACCAACCTTGAGGACCTGAAGGACAGGAACCTGATCCTCGTCAAAAATCCCTCCCGCGCTTATTTAAAAGTCGCGTATCTTTTTTATAAGCCGGAAGAGAGGGTGAAAGGCATCCATCCCTCTGCGTCGGTATCCGATTGTGCCTCTATCGCTGAGGGGGTCAGCATAGGCGCCTTCGCGTGTATCGAGAAAGGGGCGGTCCTTGAAAAGGATGTAACTGTCTACCCCTTCGCGTATATAGGGCAGGGGGTTGTGGTGGGGGAAGACAGTACCATCTATCCCCACACCACCCTTTATGCCGGGACAAAAATAGGAAAAAAGGTTACGGTCCATGCGGGTACCGTCATAGGCAGCGACGGTTTCGCCTATATGTGGGATGGACAAAGCCATGCGAAAATACCTCAGCTCGGGATTGTCGAGATCGGCGATGATGTCGAGATCGGCGCAAACGTGACCATCGACAGGGCATCCCTGGAAAAAACCAGGATAGGCAAAGGGGTGCGAATAGATAACCTCGTGATGATCGCCCACAATGTCTCCATCGGGGATAACTCGATTATCGTCTCCCAGGTAGGGATCGCGGGAAGCGCGGTGATAGGCAAGAACGTGGTGCTTGCCGGTCAGGCGGGGGTCAAGGACCATGTTACCATAGGGGACAACGTCCAGGCAGGCGGAGGAACGGGCATCACGAGCGACGTCCCGGAAAATTCACTTATTATGGGTTATCCTCATATGCCTCACAAGGAATGGGCAAGGCTCCAGGGTTATCTGAGAAGGTTGCCGAAATTATTCAAAACGATGAAAGGTATTGAGAAAAAACTCCACCTGGAGGATTCAAATGGTTGA
- the lpxB gene encoding lipid-A-disaccharide synthase has product MISDAQSRDFNNKILLIAGELSGEIHALRLVQAIRQSLSAEFTGIGGARLAEEGVNIIYDYKNISLTGLSEVVTKLKYIREAYRTLRRHMADERPSLLILVDFPGFNLRAARLAKEYNIPVVYFIPPQIWAWRKSRIAQIKKYVDKVICILPFEKDLYERHGIDVTYIGHPFAASVKPSMEKAEFLRMVGADKGSPLVTLMPGSRTNEIEKLMPLMEKVAEQLKKSFPGIKALLPVAENLDDMLIRKYRGNETIIPFKGRSHDALAACDIAIMASGSATLEAAILGAPTIVVYKISALSYAVAKMIVKVSHISLPNIIMEEEVFPEFIQRLKVEDIAEKAIYMLKNGRKSLQGKTEEIRRKLGTYDSYGMAGESVVQFLKEKYGVIS; this is encoded by the coding sequence TTGATAAGCGACGCTCAATCTAGGGATTTCAACAACAAAATTCTCCTCATTGCAGGCGAGCTTTCGGGCGAAATCCATGCTCTTCGCCTGGTGCAGGCGATCAGACAATCCCTGTCAGCCGAATTCACTGGAATAGGCGGCGCGAGACTTGCGGAAGAAGGCGTGAACATCATCTATGATTACAAAAACATCTCTCTCACGGGGTTGAGCGAAGTTGTCACGAAGCTCAAGTATATCAGGGAGGCATACCGGACGCTGAGGCGGCATATGGCGGACGAACGGCCATCCCTCCTTATTCTCGTCGATTTTCCGGGATTTAATTTAAGAGCAGCCCGCCTCGCCAAAGAGTACAATATCCCTGTGGTTTATTTCATTCCCCCTCAGATCTGGGCATGGAGAAAATCACGGATTGCACAGATAAAGAAATATGTGGACAAGGTAATCTGCATTCTGCCGTTCGAAAAGGACCTTTATGAGCGGCACGGTATTGATGTCACCTACATCGGCCACCCCTTTGCCGCTTCAGTGAAACCAAGTATGGAAAAGGCGGAATTCCTCCGCATGGTAGGGGCCGATAAGGGTTCCCCCCTGGTCACCCTTATGCCGGGGAGCAGGACGAATGAAATCGAAAAGCTGATGCCCCTTATGGAAAAGGTGGCGGAGCAATTGAAGAAATCATTTCCCGGGATCAAGGCGCTCCTTCCGGTTGCGGAGAATCTGGACGATATGCTGATCCGAAAGTACCGGGGGAACGAGACCATTATTCCTTTCAAAGGCCGCTCCCACGACGCACTTGCCGCCTGCGACATTGCCATAATGGCTTCGGGAAGCGCCACGCTGGAGGCCGCCATTCTCGGAGCGCCCACCATAGTGGTGTACAAGATATCCGCCCTTTCTTACGCCGTCGCGAAGATGATCGTAAAGGTCTCCCACATCAGCCTGCCTAATATCATTATGGAAGAGGAAGTCTTTCCCGAATTTATTCAACGCTTAAAAGTTGAGGATATTGCGGAAAAGGCGATCTATATGTTAAAAAATGGAAGAAAATCCCTTCAAGGGAAGACAGAGGAAATAAGAAGGAAGCTCGGTACCTACGATTCTTACGGTATGGCAGGAGAATCGGTGGTCCAATTCCTGAAGGAAAAATATGGCGTTATATCTTAG